Proteins encoded in a region of the Prochlorothrix hollandica PCC 9006 = CALU 1027 genome:
- a CDS encoding sodium-dependent bicarbonate transport family permease, whose translation MDSSLIFANILNPPVLFFFMGMAAVFLKSDLEIPPPIPKLFSLYLLFAIGFKGGHELHESGFNTEITLTLALAILMAAIVPIYSFFILKLKLDVYNAAAIAAAYGSISAVTFVTATSFLDRVNVSFGGHMVAALALMESPAIIVGLILVRLVATANLKGDAKEDLSWAEVFREAFLNGSVFLLVGSLLVGLVTSQQGWDSLKPFTGDMFYGVLTFFLLDMGLVAARRFDDLLRSGTFLISFSVLMPVFNALIGIGIAALIGMSVGNALLFSVLCASASYIAVPAAMRLTVPEANPSLYISMALALTFPFNIIVGIPIYFQIIQRIWT comes from the coding sequence ATGGATTCCAGTCTGATTTTCGCCAATATTTTAAACCCCCCTGTGCTCTTCTTCTTTATGGGTATGGCCGCAGTATTTCTCAAGTCAGACTTGGAGATTCCACCGCCCATTCCTAAGCTCTTTTCGTTGTATCTTCTTTTTGCCATTGGCTTTAAGGGAGGTCATGAGCTTCATGAGAGTGGTTTTAACACTGAGATTACGCTGACATTAGCCCTAGCAATTTTAATGGCAGCAATTGTACCGATTTATTCCTTCTTTATTTTAAAGTTAAAGCTAGATGTCTATAATGCAGCAGCCATTGCAGCGGCCTATGGATCCATTAGTGCGGTGACATTTGTGACGGCGACATCATTTCTAGATCGAGTGAATGTCTCATTTGGAGGCCATATGGTGGCGGCACTGGCATTAATGGAATCACCAGCCATTATTGTAGGACTCATATTAGTGCGCTTGGTGGCCACTGCGAATCTGAAGGGGGACGCTAAGGAGGACTTATCCTGGGCAGAAGTCTTTCGGGAAGCCTTTCTCAATGGTTCTGTGTTTTTGCTGGTGGGGAGTTTGTTGGTGGGTTTGGTGACAAGCCAACAAGGATGGGATAGTCTTAAGCCCTTTACTGGAGACATGTTTTATGGAGTTTTAACCTTTTTCCTCTTAGATATGGGTTTGGTCGCTGCGAGGCGATTTGATGACCTGCTCAGAAGTGGTACATTTTTAATCAGCTTTTCCGTCTTGATGCCCGTGTTTAATGCCTTGATTGGTATTGGCATTGCGGCCTTAATTGGTATGTCGGTGGGTAATGCATTATTGTTTTCGGTGCTCTGTGCCAGTGCGTCCTATATTGCGGTACCTGCGGCAATGCGACTGACGGTGCCAGAGGCCAATCCCAGCCTCTATATTTCCATGGCACTGGCCCTGACCTTCCCCTTCAATATCATTGTGGGTATTCCCATCTATTTTCAGATTATTCAGCGGATTTGGACCTGA
- a CDS encoding P-II family nitrogen regulator, whose protein sequence is MKTVSRLEIIVSSMEVPKILEVLDKTGVAVYSVIRDVVGKGLFGTVSDDMDFASSSLSNAYIISFCPPENLTQVVDAIRPVINKYGGVCYLSEAQEIRSIQCITKF, encoded by the coding sequence ATGAAAACTGTCAGTCGTCTTGAAATTATTGTTAGTTCGATGGAAGTTCCCAAGATTCTTGAGGTATTAGATAAAACAGGGGTTGCTGTCTATAGTGTCATTAGAGATGTTGTTGGCAAGGGACTTTTTGGCACCGTATCAGATGACATGGATTTTGCGTCCTCTAGTTTGAGTAATGCCTATATCATTTCTTTTTGTCCTCCCGAAAATCTTACGCAGGTGGTGGATGCGATTCGTCCGGTGATTAATAAATATGGCGGCGTTTGCTATCTCTCGGAAGCACAAGAGATTCGCTCCATTCAGTGCATCACTAAGTTTTGA
- a CDS encoding phosphoribosyltransferase yields MTKPDTDLYVSWTDYYSQVETLAVQIYESGWTFNQIVCLAKGGLRIGDILCRLYDCPLAILAAASYGGQHNQERHGLVFSRDLTMTTANLGSHVLVVDDLVDSGITLERSLQWLTSHYGFYIEEMRTGVLWYKSTSVIQPNYYVDFLDNSPWIHQPFESYERITPQQLAQRHQIQKAANSLDCDRPSA; encoded by the coding sequence ATGACTAAACCAGACACCGATTTATATGTCAGTTGGACAGATTACTATAGCCAGGTGGAAACCTTAGCGGTTCAGATTTATGAATCCGGTTGGACTTTTAATCAAATTGTTTGTTTAGCCAAGGGAGGATTGCGCATCGGTGATATTTTGTGTCGGCTCTATGATTGCCCCTTGGCCATTCTTGCCGCTGCATCCTATGGCGGGCAGCACAACCAAGAACGCCATGGCTTAGTCTTTAGCCGAGATTTAACCATGACTACAGCTAATTTAGGCAGTCATGTGTTAGTGGTGGATGATTTGGTGGATTCTGGCATTACCCTGGAGCGCAGTTTACAGTGGCTCACGAGTCACTATGGTTTTTATATTGAAGAGATGCGCACAGGGGTTTTGTGGTACAAGTCAACGTCGGTGATTCAGCCCAATTACTATGTGGATTTTCTGGACAATAGCCCCTGGATTCATCAACCGTTTGAGTCCTATGAACGCATCACCCCGCAGCAATTAGCCCAACGGCATCAGATCCAGAAGGCTGCAAATTCCTTGGATTGCGATCGCCCTAGTGCTTAA
- a CDS encoding uracil-DNA glycosylase has translation MANPDQISLFDLSGANANAPSPEPSAPDRPADPAQIPTSPQIPIPPGTYGSLADLGEPCNRCQRCGLGTTRTHAVIGRGNPQAKIMIIGEAPGQQEDQQGLPFVGKAGQLLDKILASVQLDRDRDVYIGNAIKCRPPGNRKPTPSEIAACRPYLLEQIRLVNPQIILLSGGTAVQSVTGDSTGITRLRGQWRLWDDRPCLPIFHPSYLLRNPDRTPNSPKWLMWQDIQSVRAKYDQLNPSS, from the coding sequence ATGGCTAACCCAGACCAAATTAGTCTCTTTGACCTCTCCGGAGCCAATGCCAACGCCCCCAGCCCGGAACCCAGCGCCCCCGATCGCCCCGCCGATCCGGCCCAGATTCCCACCAGTCCCCAGATTCCCATCCCCCCCGGCACCTATGGCTCCTTGGCCGACCTGGGGGAACCCTGTAACCGCTGCCAGCGCTGCGGCCTTGGCACCACCCGCACCCATGCGGTCATCGGGCGGGGCAATCCCCAGGCCAAAATTATGATTATTGGGGAAGCCCCTGGGCAACAGGAAGATCAGCAAGGGCTACCCTTTGTGGGCAAGGCGGGGCAGTTATTGGACAAGATTTTGGCATCGGTGCAGTTGGACCGCGATCGGGATGTCTATATCGGCAACGCCATTAAGTGCCGGCCACCGGGCAACCGCAAACCCACCCCCTCGGAAATTGCCGCCTGTCGTCCCTATCTGTTGGAACAAATTCGCCTCGTTAATCCCCAGATTATCCTGCTGAGTGGGGGGACGGCGGTGCAGTCGGTGACGGGGGACAGCACCGGCATTACCCGCCTTCGGGGACAGTGGCGGCTTTGGGACGATCGTCCCTGTCTCCCCATTTTTCACCCGTCCTATTTATTGCGCAACCCCGATCGCACCCCCAACAGTCCCAAGTGGTTGATGTGGCAGGATATTCAATCGGTGCGGGCCAAGTATGATCAACTCAACCCATCGTCTTAA
- a CDS encoding PD-(D/E)XK nuclease family protein — MLSTLAQSHLSLLALCPRRFQHHYLDRVVSPIPWFQQQRITWGNQFHQLLQQYELGLPLQRFQATNPDLYRCFTALHAAAPHIFQPPDGQQPHAPRWRASEHRRTLAFGNYGLTVVYDWILATDRGVEIFDWKTYRQPPKADTLAHHWQTRLYAYVLAETSNYEPEQISFSYWFIAPPRPGEPVELGSQSFAYDRHQHAATHQDLQTLVHQFQGWYDRYTTQGEAFPQVTLGNPICDTCSFQQRCQRGSGNASDGDRPGTLWHDLAPLADPLSDSVAPLLAIETIPPLPFPDPDPDSANPVKPTQFPPPKTSNLESV, encoded by the coding sequence ATGTTATCCACCTTGGCCCAAAGTCACTTAAGCCTGCTGGCCCTCTGTCCCCGGCGGTTTCAGCATCATTACCTCGATCGCGTTGTCTCCCCCATCCCCTGGTTCCAGCAACAGCGCATCACCTGGGGCAACCAGTTTCACCAACTGTTGCAACAGTATGAACTGGGGCTACCCCTCCAGCGCTTCCAGGCCACTAATCCCGATCTCTATCGCTGTTTCACGGCTTTACACGCTGCCGCTCCCCATATTTTCCAGCCCCCCGATGGCCAGCAACCCCACGCTCCCCGCTGGCGAGCCAGTGAACACCGCCGCACCTTGGCCTTTGGCAACTATGGTTTAACGGTGGTCTATGACTGGATTCTCGCCACCGATCGGGGGGTGGAAATTTTCGACTGGAAAACCTATCGCCAGCCCCCCAAGGCCGACACCCTGGCCCACCACTGGCAAACCCGCCTTTATGCTTATGTGCTAGCGGAAACCAGCAACTATGAGCCGGAGCAGATCAGCTTTAGCTATTGGTTCATTGCGCCCCCTCGGCCCGGTGAGCCGGTGGAGTTGGGTTCCCAGTCCTTTGCCTACGATCGCCACCAACACGCCGCCACTCACCAGGATTTACAAACTCTGGTACACCAGTTCCAGGGCTGGTACGATCGCTACACTACCCAGGGGGAAGCCTTTCCCCAGGTCACTCTAGGCAACCCCATCTGTGACACCTGTTCTTTTCAACAACGCTGTCAACGGGGATCGGGAAATGCCTCCGACGGCGATCGGCCTGGAACTCTCTGGCACGATCTGGCTCCCTTGGCGGATCCCTTGTCGGATTCTGTAGCGCCCCTGCTGGCGATCGAAACCATCCCCCCCCTACCCTTCCCCGACCCAGATCCAGACAGTGCCAATCCAGTAAAGCCTACGCAATTTCCCCCACCCAAAACCAGTAACCTGGAGTCTGTCTAA
- a CDS encoding DUF262 domain-containing protein yields the protein MSKLNVDQKTIFELLSDKKADFLIPDYQRPYAWDEDQCQTLWDDLFTFSFPNNDYDAFNQNEEYFLGSIVTFKNDNAQSEVIDGQQRLTTIMLILRAFYDKFACMQDANSKQTRDRIERCIWKTDEFGSADKSTLKIDSEVATDNDKDEFLDLLKTGSVKPGSKSRYVNNYQFYQNKIDAFIKDFSSYSPYFPARILGSCILLPIEAESQDTALRIFSTLNDRGLPLADADIFKAQFYKYYGDIDKKDDFISEWKNLEEITSSVSYLNTGTPMDELFARYMYFLRAKEGNKSTTTEALRKFYERNKYQYLKQPGTISDLKSLALFWKSIANQDSQRFPDSILKKLFILTYAPNGMWQNIVSVYFLHNKSPEGTLKEAEFSFFLDRITAFIYAYAITNSGVNALRTPIYDEMVNIVNGIEVTFAKYKFNENQARSFFNNFKFTNQRNITRSMITWYAYTFPGQKLLDVNEIFHLEHIYSKKRQEIEGSLKNAEAIESLGNKILLEGNINIRASDYRFEDKKKIYSGEQRRGKNQEISKISEIAEFIGYDKFEEEQIVDRNKEILDKFFEFLKNEDLIA from the coding sequence ATGTCTAAACTTAATGTCGATCAGAAAACCATATTTGAACTACTATCAGACAAAAAAGCAGATTTCCTCATTCCAGACTATCAGCGTCCATATGCTTGGGATGAAGACCAGTGTCAGACACTTTGGGATGATCTTTTTACATTTTCCTTCCCCAACAATGATTACGACGCATTTAACCAAAACGAGGAGTATTTCCTTGGATCCATTGTTACATTCAAAAACGATAATGCCCAATCGGAAGTCATAGACGGACAGCAGCGTCTTACTACAATAATGCTTATATTACGTGCATTTTATGACAAATTCGCTTGTATGCAGGATGCCAACTCAAAGCAAACACGAGATCGCATTGAGAGATGCATATGGAAAACTGACGAATTTGGTAGTGCCGATAAATCAACATTAAAAATTGACTCAGAAGTTGCTACAGATAATGATAAAGATGAATTTCTTGATTTGCTGAAAACGGGTTCGGTGAAACCTGGAAGCAAAAGCCGATATGTCAACAACTACCAATTCTACCAGAACAAAATAGATGCGTTTATAAAAGATTTTTCCAGCTACTCCCCATATTTTCCAGCAAGAATTTTGGGAAGCTGTATTCTTCTACCGATAGAAGCTGAATCGCAAGACACGGCGCTGAGAATATTTTCAACACTCAATGATCGTGGGCTTCCTCTAGCCGATGCGGACATATTCAAGGCACAGTTCTATAAGTATTATGGTGATATAGATAAAAAGGATGACTTTATTTCTGAGTGGAAAAATTTGGAAGAAATAACAAGTTCAGTTTCCTATCTAAATACGGGCACACCAATGGATGAGCTTTTTGCCCGGTATATGTATTTCTTGCGCGCCAAAGAAGGTAATAAAAGTACTACTACTGAGGCTTTACGAAAATTCTATGAACGCAATAAATACCAATACCTTAAGCAACCCGGGACAATTTCTGATTTAAAGTCACTAGCCTTATTCTGGAAAAGTATTGCAAATCAAGATAGCCAGAGATTTCCCGACTCCATTCTCAAGAAGCTATTTATTTTAACTTACGCGCCAAACGGCATGTGGCAAAACATTGTTTCAGTGTATTTTCTACACAATAAATCACCTGAAGGCACATTGAAGGAAGCTGAATTTAGTTTTTTCCTAGATAGGATTACCGCCTTTATTTATGCGTATGCCATAACAAACTCTGGCGTTAATGCCTTACGGACACCTATATATGACGAAATGGTCAACATTGTAAATGGGATAGAGGTCACGTTTGCAAAATATAAATTCAATGAAAATCAGGCCAGGTCATTTTTTAATAATTTCAAGTTTACAAACCAGCGCAATATAACACGCTCTATGATTACATGGTACGCCTATACATTCCCTGGACAAAAACTTCTTGATGTGAATGAAATATTTCACTTAGAGCACATTTATTCTAAGAAACGACAAGAAATAGAAGGCAGTCTAAAAAATGCGGAAGCTATCGAGTCTCTTGGGAATAAAATTCTGCTTGAAGGGAATATTAATATCCGCGCATCTGATTATCGCTTCGAGGATAAGAAGAAGATCTATAGCGGAGAACAACGGCGTGGAAAAAACCAAGAGATTAGTAAAATTTCTGAAATAGCTGAATTTATTGGCTATGATAAATTTGAAGAGGAACAGATCGTTGATCGTAACAAGGAAATCTTAGATAAGTTCTTTGAGTTTTTAAAAAACGAAGATTTAATTGCATAA
- a CDS encoding AAA family ATPase, which produces MERFENISVSGFRRLRQVDLEMRDLIVMIGANGAGKTSFLDVLSTLTASADGKLQETLQSKGGLNEILTRGKAQELEITVSMRVPDEEPLKYGLILSPKGLSYEIRTETLTQQRNPNRPEPFKYIESHGLDIKYFQEGSGLLRPNWEHNLLETSLSQVPKMYREPENLRKSLASCTYYGALDVSGKSPIRLPQPMRPAKLPGASGEDLASCLYDLRETDGDRFERVEDIVSTAFPDFERLNFPPVAAGTISMTWTDRNFSQPIYVHELSEGTLRFLWLATLLQSQSLTTITLLDEPEVSLHPDLLRHLVYLMREASKYTQLIVATHSDRLIRFLEPHEILICDLEEGEARMTWADTLDLDKWLEDYSLDQVWAMNLMGGRP; this is translated from the coding sequence ATGGAAAGATTTGAAAATATATCAGTGAGCGGCTTTCGCCGCCTTAGACAAGTTGACCTTGAGATGAGAGATCTTATTGTCATGATTGGGGCGAATGGAGCAGGAAAAACTTCGTTTTTGGATGTTCTTTCAACATTAACCGCTTCAGCCGATGGCAAGTTGCAAGAAACATTGCAATCTAAAGGTGGATTAAATGAGATTTTAACCAGAGGCAAAGCGCAGGAGCTTGAAATTACAGTTTCCATGAGAGTCCCAGACGAGGAACCTTTGAAATATGGTTTAATCTTGTCTCCTAAAGGACTATCTTACGAAATTAGAACCGAAACTTTAACCCAGCAACGAAATCCAAACAGACCTGAACCGTTTAAATATATTGAATCCCATGGATTAGATATTAAATATTTTCAGGAAGGTAGTGGACTTTTAAGACCAAATTGGGAACATAATCTGCTTGAAACATCACTCTCTCAAGTTCCTAAAATGTATCGTGAACCTGAGAATCTGAGAAAAAGTCTTGCTTCTTGCACATACTATGGAGCACTTGATGTTTCGGGGAAAAGTCCAATTCGCTTACCTCAGCCAATGCGCCCTGCCAAGCTACCTGGTGCCAGCGGTGAAGACTTGGCTTCCTGTCTCTATGATCTTCGGGAAACAGATGGAGATCGTTTTGAAAGAGTCGAGGATATTGTTTCTACAGCATTTCCAGATTTTGAGAGGTTAAATTTTCCTCCTGTCGCCGCCGGAACTATTTCCATGACTTGGACAGATAGAAACTTTTCTCAACCCATATATGTGCATGAATTATCAGAAGGGACGCTACGTTTCCTTTGGTTGGCGACCCTTCTACAAAGCCAGAGTTTAACAACAATTACTTTGCTAGATGAGCCAGAAGTTAGCTTACATCCTGATCTTTTGAGACATTTAGTATATTTGATGAGAGAAGCTTCAAAATACACACAGCTTATAGTAGCAACTCATTCAGATCGACTCATCAGGTTTCTTGAACCACATGAGATTTTAATCTGTGACCTTGAAGAAGGTGAGGCAAGAATGACTTGGGCAGATACGCTTGATTTGGATAAATGGTTAGAGGACTACAGCCTTGATCAGGTTTGGGCAATGAATTTAATGGGTGGTCGTCCATGA
- a CDS encoding DUF4276 family protein, translated as MKIAILVEGATEVAFKEKLRGFLQSRLEGSMPRLTFIPQNGRIPKEEKLRRIVENLLTGNSAYDAVIALTDIYTGTQDFQDASDAKAKMTSWVNNNPQFYPHTALHDFEAWLLPYWTTIQKLAKHNRSSPSGSPETVNHQKPPSYHIKEIFKLGGRQDYNKPIHGKKILEKHDLMIAIQACPELKAFVNQIISLCDESKVIA; from the coding sequence ATGAAAATTGCTATCTTAGTGGAGGGTGCTACTGAAGTAGCTTTTAAAGAAAAATTACGTGGGTTTCTCCAAAGTCGTTTAGAGGGATCCATGCCACGACTGACATTTATTCCACAAAACGGTCGAATTCCTAAAGAAGAAAAACTTAGGCGTATAGTTGAAAATTTACTTACCGGCAATAGTGCATATGATGCTGTGATTGCATTGACAGATATTTATACAGGGACGCAGGACTTTCAAGACGCATCTGATGCTAAAGCTAAAATGACGAGTTGGGTCAATAACAACCCCCAATTTTATCCACACACAGCACTACATGATTTTGAAGCATGGCTACTTCCATACTGGACAACTATTCAAAAATTAGCAAAACATAATCGCTCTTCTCCTAGTGGTTCTCCTGAAACCGTGAATCACCAGAAACCGCCTTCCTACCATATAAAAGAAATCTTTAAGTTGGGAGGAAGGCAAGATTATAACAAGCCTATTCATGGCAAGAAAATCTTGGAGAAACATGATTTGATGATTGCCATTCAAGCTTGTCCAGAACTGAAAGCTTTTGTAAACCAAATCATTTCTCTGTGTGATGAAAGTAAAGTAATTGCTTAA
- a CDS encoding NUDIX hydrolase — translation MESLMEDELMDVVDRHDNIIGQRKRSELYAEGSPNCRVINAFLRNALGQIWIPRRTAHKALFPLCLDMSCGGHVGSGESYEDALKREVQEELNWDLEQRPWHLLGHLTPYDDGVSMFMKVYEIQDDETPQWNLDDFVESYWLWPWEILDRIQQGDRAKSDLPLLVETFYRSNANSNRVV, via the coding sequence ATGGAAAGTTTAATGGAAGATGAGTTGATGGATGTGGTGGATAGGCACGATAACATCATTGGGCAGAGAAAGCGTTCCGAACTGTATGCGGAAGGTTCTCCAAACTGCCGCGTCATCAATGCGTTCCTGCGGAACGCCCTAGGACAAATCTGGATTCCTCGTCGCACTGCCCATAAAGCTCTTTTTCCATTGTGTCTCGATATGAGCTGTGGGGGACACGTAGGCAGTGGTGAAAGTTACGAGGATGCGCTGAAACGCGAAGTGCAGGAAGAACTGAACTGGGACCTTGAGCAAAGACCTTGGCATTTGTTGGGGCATCTCACACCCTACGACGACGGTGTATCCATGTTTATGAAGGTTTACGAGATCCAGGACGACGAAACACCGCAGTGGAACTTGGATGACTTTGTGGAATCCTATTGGCTGTGGCCCTGGGAGATCCTCGATCGAATACAACAAGGCGATCGCGCCAAGAGTGACTTGCCGTTGCTGGTGGAGACGTTTTATCGGTCAAACGCAAACAGCAATAGAGTCGTTTAG